In Trichocoleus desertorum NBK24, the following are encoded in one genomic region:
- a CDS encoding hemolysin family protein produces the protein MSSFLFDFLILLLLTFANGVFVLSEMAIVSVRKVRLQQMANEGNAKARTALDLANAPNQFLATVQIGITLIVILSGAVGESTLARRIGPVLGMVPGLAAYRDAIASGLAIMVVTYLTLIIGELVPKQLALNNPERVASSVAGPMRMLAMFAAPVVHLLSTSTDMVMRLLGIKPSDEPMVTEEEIRVLLQQGTEAGTFEEAEQDMVERVFRLGDRRANSLMTPRPDIVWLDLEDSLEENRQKITEGVHSRFPICQGGIDNVLGVLHVNDLLVRSLVGEAIDLTTNLRQPLFIPESTRALSVLEMFKKSSTHIALVVDEYGVIQGIVTLNDILEAIVGDIPSVEDLEEPYAVQREDGSWLLDGMLTVDEFKDILGINKIPGEEKGNYHTLGGFVVMHLGHIPTAADHFQWQGLRFEVMDMDGNRVDKVLVMPLPSSDRADSSDEPFHPRSSA, from the coding sequence ATGTCCTCTTTTCTTTTTGATTTCCTCATCCTTCTCTTGCTGACCTTTGCCAACGGTGTCTTTGTGCTCTCGGAGATGGCGATCGTCTCGGTACGCAAGGTGCGACTCCAGCAGATGGCGAATGAGGGAAATGCCAAAGCTCGCACAGCCCTCGACCTAGCAAACGCTCCAAATCAGTTTTTGGCTACTGTTCAGATTGGCATCACACTCATTGTCATTTTGTCTGGTGCTGTGGGTGAGTCCACTCTGGCTAGAAGAATTGGCCCTGTCTTAGGCATGGTTCCTGGATTGGCTGCTTACCGAGACGCGATCGCTTCGGGCCTTGCCATTATGGTCGTCACCTACCTAACCCTGATTATTGGTGAACTAGTACCTAAGCAATTGGCGCTAAACAATCCAGAACGGGTTGCTTCCTCGGTTGCTGGCCCAATGCGGATGTTAGCGATGTTCGCTGCGCCCGTAGTACATCTCTTGAGCACTTCTACAGACATGGTGATGCGGCTCTTGGGCATTAAGCCCTCGGATGAGCCGATGGTGACTGAAGAAGAAATTAGGGTTTTACTGCAACAGGGAACAGAGGCAGGAACCTTTGAGGAAGCCGAGCAGGACATGGTGGAGCGGGTATTTCGCTTAGGCGATCGCCGCGCCAACTCTTTGATGACTCCTCGCCCCGATATTGTCTGGCTTGACCTAGAGGATTCCTTAGAGGAAAACCGTCAGAAAATTACCGAGGGGGTGCATTCCCGATTCCCTATCTGTCAGGGTGGGATCGATAATGTTTTGGGGGTTCTGCATGTGAATGATTTGTTGGTGCGGAGTCTAGTAGGAGAAGCAATAGACTTAACCACAAACTTGCGGCAACCCCTGTTTATTCCAGAGAGTACCCGCGCTTTGTCAGTCCTAGAGATGTTCAAAAAATCTAGTACTCACATCGCGCTCGTAGTAGATGAGTATGGTGTGATTCAGGGGATCGTTACCTTGAATGACATTTTGGAGGCGATCGTCGGTGATATTCCTTCAGTCGAAGACTTGGAAGAACCCTATGCAGTTCAACGCGAGGATGGCTCTTGGCTGCTAGACGGAATGCTGACAGTAGATGAGTTCAAAGATATTTTAGGAATTAATAAAATTCCTGGTGAAGAAAAGGGCAACTATCATACGCTGGGCGGTTTTGTGGTGATGCACCTAGGCCACATTCCCACCGCCGCAGATCACTTCCAATGGCAAGGGCTGCGCTTTGAAGTGATGGATAT
- a CDS encoding glycine zipper domain-containing protein has protein sequence MTNINNSPYMGNEDNLAPIDVEIIETSAEIQPQENASDQDKSANHIVAEAIGAAGGGIAGATIGKMVGGRLGAAVGAVGGAIAGAAIGNQAAEGIDQKVDSAVHTMKDAVEGVTHQVEGVVETVKGKVNEVDLKGAVSSVQQKIEEADVHGITDSVKHKIDEANVRGVTDSVQHKIEEADVQGVSASVKQKIDEANVRGVSNSVQHKIEEADLRGVSNSVKQKIDEANVRGVTDSVQHKIEEADVRGVSNSVKGKIDEANVRGVTDSVKNKVNEADVRGVTDSVKDSVKGTADKAKGAIADKTKPSLGSQPLTSPTLTSPTLTSSTSANRDLYRDPLLGVDPLLGTNPTPVTKPVTKPVSGTDPKLTSDRPIDSITTDEETKKRYQS, from the coding sequence ATGACTAACATCAATAACTCCCCATACATGGGCAACGAAGACAACCTAGCTCCTATCGATGTTGAAATCATAGAGACTAGTGCAGAAATCCAGCCCCAAGAGAATGCTTCTGACCAGGATAAATCTGCTAACCACATCGTTGCGGAAGCCATTGGTGCCGCTGGCGGTGGGATCGCTGGAGCCACAATCGGTAAAATGGTTGGTGGGCGCTTAGGTGCAGCCGTCGGTGCTGTAGGTGGTGCGATCGCAGGTGCAGCGATTGGCAACCAAGCTGCAGAAGGGATTGACCAGAAAGTGGATAGTGCAGTCCACACGATGAAGGATGCCGTTGAAGGAGTCACCCACCAAGTAGAGGGTGTGGTTGAAACCGTCAAAGGAAAAGTGAATGAAGTTGACCTCAAAGGTGCGGTTAGTTCTGTACAGCAGAAAATTGAGGAAGCTGACGTTCATGGCATTACCGACTCTGTGAAGCATAAGATCGATGAAGCGAATGTGCGGGGCGTAACTGACTCCGTGCAGCACAAGATTGAAGAAGCGGATGTCCAGGGCGTAAGTGCTTCTGTAAAACAGAAGATCGATGAAGCCAATGTTCGGGGTGTAAGCAACTCTGTACAGCACAAAATTGAGGAAGCGGATCTTCGCGGCGTAAGCAACTCCGTGAAACAGAAAATCGATGAAGCGAACGTGCGGGGTGTTACTGACTCTGTGCAGCACAAGATTGAGGAAGCTGACGTGCGTGGCGTGAGCAACTCTGTGAAGGGCAAAATCGATGAAGCCAACGTTCGCGGTGTGACTGATTCTGTGAAGAACAAAGTCAATGAAGCCGATGTGCGGGGTGTTACTGACTCTGTGAAAGATTCCGTTAAAGGAACCGCAGACAAGGCTAAAGGTGCGATCGCTGACAAAACTAAGCCAAGCCTAGGCAGTCAGCCCTTAACCAGCCCAACCTTGACTAGCCCAACTTTAACCTCATCTACCTCAGCTAACCGCGATTTATATAGAGATCCCCTGCTGGGTGTAGATCCACTACTTGGTACAAACCCCACTCCTGTAACCAAGCCCGTAACTAAGCCTGTGTCTGGAACAGATCCCAAGCTGACCAGTGATCGCCCCATTGATTCCATCACCACTGACGAAGAAACCAAGAAGCGCTACCAATCCTAA
- the mfd gene encoding transcription-repair coupling factor produces MAFSSIIRALGRSPLTTELLTKLKQQQVLRLNGVSRIPKGLVASALAQTGPRNLLVITATLEEAGRWTAQLEAMGWQTVHFYPTSEGSPYEPFDLESEMAWGQLQVLADLVGSQTATSNGNGSGNGNGNGDSPGSETSRTAIVATERALQPHLPPVEAFRPYCITLQRGAEVDLNAFSNELTRLGYERVSLVETEGQWSRRGDIVDVFPVAAELPVRLEWFGDELDKMREFDPATQRSLDSINRLVLTPTSFSPIVRSAFTGEKATALTTYLNPAEQEKFEQDQPLAGLRRFLGLAFDQPASLLDYLPENTLIALDEPEQCQAHGDRWFEHVEENWRDEGGRMREEGTTSLLPKIHRSFQESLAEVECFDRLYLSELVEEVAGAAPSLNLASRPVNATPHQFGKLAETIRGERDRGFSVWLVSAQPSRSVSLLQEHDCPAQFVPNPKDFPAIEKLQIQRVPVAVKYSGLAEIEGFVLPTFRLVVVTDREFFGQHTLTTPSYVRKRRRAASKQVDPNKLQPGDFVVHKSHGVGKFLKLESLTINHETREYLVLQYADGLLRVAADQVGSLSRFRGAGDAVPELNKMSSKAWEKTKSKVRKSIKKLAVDLLQLYAQRSQQQGFTYPADMPWQQEMEDSFPYQPTPDQLKATQDVKRDMENSRPMDRLVCGDVGFGKTEVAIRAIFKAVTAGKQVALLAPTTILTQQHYHTLKERFAPYPIQVGLLNRFRTAEERRQIQQRLATGELDIVVGTHQLLGKGVAFRDLGLLVVDEEQRFGVNQKEKIKSLRTQVDVLTLSATPIPRTLYMALSGVREMSLITTPPPSRRPIKTHLSPFDSETVRSAIRQELDRGGQIFYVVPRVEGIEETSTKIREMVPGARLAIAHGQMPEAELESTMLTFSNGDADILLCTTIIESGLDIPRVNTILIEDAQRFGLSQLYQLRGRVGRAGIQAHAWLLYPKQSQLSDTARQRLRAIQEFTQLGSGYQLAMRDMEIRGVGNLLGAEQSGQMDAIGFDLYMEMLEESIREIRGQEIPKVDDTQIDLSVTAFIPADYIPDLDQKMSAYRAVASANTKAELMQTAAEWSDRYGAIPPAALQLIRIVELKQTAKKLGFSRIKPEGNQHVVLETPMEEPAWNLLKANLPDHLQSRFVYTPGKVTIRGLAVLGVEQQLANLIDWLGRMQGALPEPALV; encoded by the coding sequence ATGGCTTTTTCGTCAATTATTCGCGCCCTGGGGCGATCGCCCCTCACTACCGAGCTGTTAACCAAACTAAAACAGCAACAAGTCCTGAGGCTCAACGGTGTGTCTCGCATTCCCAAGGGCTTGGTAGCCTCTGCTTTGGCCCAAACTGGCCCCCGTAACTTGTTGGTGATCACTGCCACCCTAGAAGAAGCAGGACGCTGGACTGCCCAACTGGAAGCGATGGGGTGGCAAACGGTGCATTTCTACCCCACCTCCGAAGGGTCTCCCTACGAACCCTTTGATTTAGAGTCGGAGATGGCTTGGGGCCAGCTACAAGTCCTAGCGGATCTAGTGGGTAGTCAAACAGCTACTAGTAATGGCAATGGCAGTGGCAACGGTAATGGTAATGGAGATAGCCCAGGCAGCGAGACGAGTCGAACGGCGATCGTTGCTACAGAACGAGCCTTACAACCTCATTTACCTCCGGTTGAAGCCTTCCGCCCCTACTGCATCACGCTCCAAAGAGGCGCAGAAGTTGACCTCAACGCCTTTAGTAATGAACTAACTCGCTTAGGATACGAGCGCGTTTCCCTGGTAGAAACTGAAGGTCAGTGGAGCCGTCGGGGAGACATTGTGGATGTGTTTCCTGTCGCCGCCGAACTTCCAGTGCGTCTGGAATGGTTTGGCGACGAACTCGACAAGATGCGCGAATTTGATCCTGCGACTCAGCGATCGCTCGACTCAATCAACCGCCTCGTTCTCACGCCTACCAGTTTCAGCCCGATTGTCAGATCTGCGTTCACAGGCGAGAAAGCAACAGCGCTAACAACCTATCTCAACCCCGCCGAACAAGAAAAATTTGAGCAAGACCAACCTTTAGCAGGTCTGCGTCGATTTCTAGGATTAGCCTTCGACCAACCCGCCTCTCTCCTCGATTACTTACCCGAAAATACCTTGATCGCTCTAGATGAACCAGAGCAGTGTCAAGCTCATGGCGATCGCTGGTTTGAGCATGTAGAGGAAAACTGGAGGGATGAGGGAGGAAGGATGAGGGAGGAAGGGACAACCTCTCTTTTGCCTAAGATCCATCGTTCCTTTCAAGAGTCACTGGCTGAAGTCGAATGTTTCGATCGCCTCTATCTCTCAGAACTGGTAGAAGAAGTTGCAGGGGCTGCTCCATCTCTCAATCTTGCCAGCCGTCCGGTTAATGCGACTCCGCACCAGTTTGGTAAGTTGGCGGAGACGATTCGAGGGGAGCGCGATCGCGGGTTTTCGGTGTGGTTAGTGTCAGCACAACCGTCGCGATCGGTGTCGTTGTTACAGGAGCACGATTGTCCGGCGCAGTTTGTCCCGAATCCTAAAGATTTTCCGGCGATCGAGAAACTTCAGATTCAGCGGGTGCCTGTAGCAGTAAAGTATTCGGGCCTCGCGGAGATCGAAGGGTTTGTTTTACCGACCTTCCGCTTGGTAGTCGTTACAGACCGAGAATTTTTTGGTCAGCACACCTTAACCACTCCTAGCTATGTCCGCAAACGGCGACGGGCTGCCTCTAAGCAGGTTGACCCGAATAAGCTGCAACCAGGGGATTTTGTCGTCCATAAAAGTCATGGGGTTGGCAAGTTCCTGAAATTAGAGAGCTTGACAATCAACCATGAAACCCGTGAGTACTTGGTGTTGCAGTATGCCGATGGTTTGTTGCGGGTAGCGGCAGACCAAGTGGGGTCCCTATCTCGGTTCCGAGGGGCTGGGGATGCGGTGCCAGAGCTGAACAAGATGTCCAGCAAGGCTTGGGAGAAGACCAAGAGCAAAGTCCGCAAGTCGATCAAAAAATTGGCGGTGGATCTGCTGCAACTGTACGCCCAGCGATCGCAGCAACAAGGCTTCACCTATCCTGCCGATATGCCTTGGCAGCAGGAAATGGAGGATTCTTTCCCCTACCAACCTACCCCTGATCAGCTCAAGGCGACGCAGGATGTCAAACGGGATATGGAAAACTCCCGCCCGATGGATCGCCTAGTTTGTGGAGATGTGGGCTTCGGCAAAACGGAAGTGGCAATCAGAGCCATCTTCAAGGCAGTCACAGCGGGCAAGCAAGTTGCGTTACTGGCTCCTACAACGATCTTGACGCAGCAGCACTATCACACTCTAAAGGAACGATTTGCCCCTTACCCCATCCAAGTGGGTCTGCTCAATCGCTTCCGTACCGCCGAGGAACGCCGCCAAATTCAGCAGCGCTTAGCTACTGGAGAGCTAGATATTGTCGTGGGCACCCATCAACTTTTAGGTAAAGGGGTGGCCTTCCGAGATTTGGGCTTGTTGGTGGTGGATGAGGAACAACGGTTTGGGGTGAACCAAAAGGAGAAAATCAAGAGCCTCCGCACCCAAGTCGATGTGCTGACGCTCAGTGCTACTCCAATTCCCCGGACGCTCTATATGGCCCTGTCTGGCGTGCGAGAAATGAGCTTAATCACAACTCCACCTCCTTCTCGGCGTCCCATCAAAACTCACCTGTCTCCTTTTGACTCCGAAACGGTGCGATCGGCAATTCGCCAAGAACTCGATCGCGGGGGGCAAATCTTTTATGTAGTGCCCAGGGTAGAGGGGATTGAGGAAACTTCAACTAAAATTCGGGAGATGGTGCCAGGAGCAAGGCTAGCGATTGCCCACGGCCAAATGCCAGAAGCAGAGCTAGAATCCACCATGCTTACCTTCAGCAATGGCGATGCGGATATTCTCCTCTGCACCACAATTATTGAGTCGGGTTTGGACATTCCGCGAGTCAACACCATCCTGATTGAGGATGCTCAGCGCTTTGGCTTGTCGCAGCTATATCAGTTGCGGGGTCGGGTGGGTCGAGCGGGGATTCAAGCCCATGCCTGGTTGCTCTATCCCAAGCAAAGCCAACTCTCGGATACTGCTCGTCAACGCTTACGTGCGATTCAGGAGTTTACGCAGCTCGGTTCTGGCTATCAACTCGCCATGCGAGATATGGAGATTCGCGGAGTAGGTAATCTACTGGGCGCAGAACAATCGGGACAAATGGATGCGATCGGGTTTGACCTCTACATGGAGATGCTGGAGGAATCGATTCGGGAGATTCGCGGCCAAGAGATTCCTAAGGTGGACGATACCCAGATCGATCTCAGTGTGACTGCCTTTATTCCGGCTGATTACATTCCCGATCTAGATCAGAAGATGAGTGCCTACCGAGCGGTGGCTTCAGCAAACACCAAGGCTGAGTTGATGCAAACGGCGGCAGAATGGAGCGATCGCTATGGCGCAATTCCACCTGCGGCTCTGCAACTGATCCGGATTGTGGAACTGAAGCAAACTGCTAAGAAGCTAGGTTTCTCTCGCATCAAGCCAGAGGGCAATCAACATGTGGTGCTGGAAACGCCGATGGAGGAGCCTGCTTGGAACTTACTTAAGGCTAACTTGCCAGATCATTTGCAATCTCGGTTTGTCTATACGCCGGGTAAGGTGACGATAAGAGGGTTGGCAGTGTTGGGTGTGGAGCAGCAGTTGGCGAATTTGATTGATTGGTTGGGGAGAATGCAAGGGGCTTTACCGGAGCCTGCCTTGGTTTAG
- the miaB gene encoding tRNA (N6-isopentenyl adenosine(37)-C2)-methylthiotransferase MiaB, which produces MTTSSRRYHITTFGCQMNKADSERMAGILEDMGFQWSEDPNDANLILYNTCTIRDNAEQKVYSYLGRQARRKHEQPDLTLVVAGCVAQQEGESLLRRVPELDLVMGPQHANRLEDLLEQVFSGNQVVATEAVHISEDITKPRRDSKVTAWVNVIYGCNERCTYCVVPGVRGIEQSRTPEAIRAEIEELGRQGYKEITLLGQNIDAYGRDLPGATPEGRHQHTLTDLLYYVHDVPGIERIRFATSHPRYFTERLIKACAELPKVCEHFHIPFQSGDNEVLKAMSRGYTQEKYRRIIDTVRSYMPDASISADAIVGFPGESEAQFENTLKLVDEIGFDLLNTAAYSPRPGTPAAIWDNQLSEEVKSDRLQRLNHLVNTKAAERSQRYLGRTEEVLVEDQNSKDPTQIMGRTRGNRLTFFPGDINKLKGQLVQVYISEVRAFSLTGVPISSNTQYQPSLVV; this is translated from the coding sequence ATGACCACCTCTTCTCGCCGCTATCACATCACTACTTTTGGTTGTCAGATGAACAAAGCTGACTCCGAGCGCATGGCTGGCATCTTAGAAGACATGGGCTTTCAGTGGTCAGAGGACCCAAATGACGCCAATCTCATTCTTTACAACACCTGTACGATTCGGGACAACGCGGAACAAAAAGTTTATTCATACTTAGGTCGGCAAGCGCGAAGGAAACATGAGCAGCCTGACTTGACCTTAGTGGTCGCGGGTTGTGTGGCTCAGCAAGAAGGCGAATCCCTGTTACGACGGGTGCCAGAACTGGATCTAGTCATGGGACCCCAGCATGCCAACCGCTTAGAAGATCTCCTAGAGCAAGTCTTCAGTGGCAATCAGGTGGTAGCGACAGAAGCGGTTCATATTTCTGAGGACATTACTAAACCCCGACGCGACAGTAAAGTGACTGCTTGGGTGAATGTCATCTATGGCTGCAACGAACGCTGTACCTACTGTGTGGTTCCTGGAGTCCGAGGCATTGAACAGTCTCGCACCCCCGAAGCAATCCGAGCTGAAATTGAGGAACTAGGGCGACAAGGATACAAGGAAATTACGCTTTTAGGCCAGAACATTGATGCTTATGGGCGCGATCTGCCTGGAGCCACTCCCGAAGGTCGGCATCAACATACCCTCACCGATCTCCTCTACTATGTGCATGATGTCCCTGGCATTGAGCGGATTCGCTTTGCCACAAGTCATCCCCGCTACTTTACGGAGCGCTTAATCAAGGCTTGTGCCGAGCTACCGAAAGTTTGTGAGCACTTCCATATCCCCTTCCAGTCTGGAGATAACGAAGTTCTCAAGGCCATGTCTCGCGGCTACACCCAAGAAAAGTACCGTCGCATCATCGACACCGTTCGCAGCTACATGCCAGATGCTTCCATTAGTGCCGATGCGATCGTAGGCTTTCCCGGTGAGAGCGAAGCGCAATTTGAGAACACCCTGAAGCTGGTCGATGAGATTGGCTTTGACTTACTCAACACAGCCGCTTACTCCCCGCGCCCTGGCACTCCTGCAGCCATTTGGGACAACCAACTCAGCGAGGAAGTCAAGAGCGATCGCCTGCAACGCCTAAATCATCTAGTCAACACCAAAGCCGCCGAGCGATCGCAGCGCTACCTAGGCCGCACCGAAGAAGTCTTGGTAGAAGACCAAAATAGCAAAGATCCCACGCAAATCATGGGTCGCACCCGTGGCAACCGTCTCACCTTCTTCCCCGGCGACATTAATAAACTCAAAGGCCAACTAGTTCAAGTTTATATTTCAGAAGTGAGAGCCTTTAGCTTAACGGGAGTACCAATTAGTTCAAACACGCAGTACCAACCTAGCTTAGTAGTTTAG
- a CDS encoding D-alanine--D-alanine ligase family protein, producing MTKLRVGLLFGGCSGEHEVSIRSARAIANALNTDPNPSKYEVLPFYIQKDGRWQAPEVAQSVLDSGVPLPSEEASSTAVRTHLWQFPPLAAEIDVWFPILHGPNGEDGTIQGLLQLMQVPYVGSGVLASSVGMDKIAMKSAFAQAGLAQVKYMTVNRSQVWSNPCIYPKLCDEIEAALGYPCFVKPANLGSSVGIAKVRSRAQLEAALDSAASYDRRLIVEAGVVAREVECAVLGNDQAQASIVGEITYTSDFYDYETKYTEGRADLHIPAPLTEAIAAQVQAMALQAFAAVDAAGLARVDFFYVEATGEVLINEINTLPGFTATSMYPQLWAASGVNFPTLVDQLIQFALERHS from the coding sequence ATGACGAAGCTGCGGGTGGGGTTGCTGTTTGGAGGTTGCTCAGGGGAGCATGAAGTTTCAATTCGTTCTGCCCGTGCGATCGCCAATGCCTTAAACACAGATCCGAATCCTAGCAAGTACGAAGTGCTGCCTTTCTACATCCAAAAAGATGGCCGTTGGCAAGCTCCAGAAGTTGCTCAGTCAGTACTAGACTCTGGTGTGCCGCTGCCTTCCGAAGAAGCGTCCTCAACAGCTGTTCGCACTCATCTTTGGCAATTCCCACCCCTAGCTGCCGAAATTGATGTGTGGTTCCCCATCCTCCACGGGCCTAACGGGGAAGATGGCACGATTCAAGGTTTGTTGCAGTTGATGCAAGTACCCTATGTTGGGTCAGGGGTGCTGGCTTCCTCGGTGGGCATGGACAAGATTGCCATGAAGAGCGCTTTTGCTCAGGCTGGCTTGGCGCAAGTCAAGTACATGACGGTCAATCGTTCACAGGTTTGGTCGAATCCTTGTATTTACCCGAAACTATGCGACGAAATTGAAGCAGCATTAGGTTATCCCTGTTTTGTCAAGCCTGCTAACTTAGGCTCCTCAGTGGGTATTGCTAAGGTGCGATCGCGGGCTCAACTCGAAGCAGCGTTAGATAGTGCCGCTAGTTACGATCGCCGCTTGATTGTGGAAGCTGGAGTCGTAGCCAGAGAAGTGGAATGTGCGGTTTTAGGTAACGATCAAGCGCAAGCCTCTATCGTAGGGGAGATCACTTACACCAGTGATTTCTACGACTATGAAACGAAATACACCGAAGGGCGAGCCGATTTACATATTCCTGCTCCCCTAACGGAGGCGATCGCCGCTCAGGTGCAAGCAATGGCCTTACAAGCATTTGCGGCAGTTGATGCAGCGGGATTAGCGCGAGTTGACTTCTTCTATGTGGAAGCTACGGGGGAAGTGTTGATTAACGAAATCAATACATTACCTGGCTTTACCGCGACTAGCATGTATCCTCAATTGTGGGCCGCTAGTGGGGTTAACTTCCCGACCTTGGTCGATCAACTGATTCAGTTCGCCTTGGAGCGACATTCTTAA
- a CDS encoding Tab2/Atab2 family RNA-binding protein yields the protein MGTVWELDFYSRPILDESGKKLWEILVCESPSEANHQAETLFRYAQYCPSTQVNSLWLQEALQNAIAQAPQPPDEIRFFRRQMTNMINKACEDLGIACEVSRRTFALNHWLQQREQLVYPDHPNFQPGANPSVSYETTTPQPLPDALIGQQWAFVTLEASAFAEMAEWEIAFTRAFPLEILQLAPDTKIPGLIIFSYRALALAGWMSGLELAFLKMDTSAAKSRLLLETGMSDRWILANLTTPQLQAEAQGFEQAKQAAQQVHFVAVQSDPEAESFAGFWLLQELNLA from the coding sequence ATGGGTACCGTTTGGGAATTAGATTTTTATTCACGTCCGATCTTGGACGAAAGCGGCAAGAAGCTGTGGGAAATATTGGTATGTGAAAGCCCCTCAGAGGCCAACCACCAAGCCGAAACCCTTTTTCGTTATGCCCAGTACTGCCCTAGCACTCAGGTAAACTCTTTGTGGTTGCAGGAAGCTTTGCAAAATGCGATCGCCCAAGCTCCCCAGCCCCCCGATGAGATTCGCTTCTTTCGTCGTCAGATGACGAACATGATCAACAAAGCCTGCGAAGACTTAGGCATTGCTTGTGAAGTGAGCCGTCGGACATTTGCACTCAATCATTGGCTGCAACAGCGCGAACAATTGGTTTATCCCGATCATCCCAATTTTCAACCAGGGGCAAATCCGTCCGTTAGTTACGAAACCACAACCCCTCAACCCCTGCCTGATGCGCTGATAGGCCAGCAGTGGGCTTTCGTCACCTTGGAAGCTAGTGCCTTCGCCGAGATGGCAGAGTGGGAAATTGCCTTTACCAGAGCCTTTCCGCTAGAAATACTCCAATTAGCTCCCGATACCAAGATTCCAGGGCTGATCATTTTCTCGTATAGAGCTTTGGCCCTAGCTGGCTGGATGTCTGGGTTAGAGTTGGCGTTTCTCAAAATGGATACCAGCGCGGCCAAATCAAGATTGTTGCTAGAAACGGGGATGAGCGATCGCTGGATTTTAGCCAATCTCACCACGCCGCAACTGCAAGCGGAAGCTCAAGGATTCGAGCAAGCCAAACAAGCGGCACAACAAGTGCATTTTGTGGCGGTGCAGTCTGATCCGGAAGCAGAATCTTTTGCAGGCTTTTGGTTATTACAGGAACTGAATCTCGCTTAA
- a CDS encoding TldD/PmbA family protein — protein MGLDELQPEMPAEQLLELAARAGAEAAEVFQSRSLSRPVFFEANRLKQLESTQAEGTALRLWQNGRPGLAVAYGPVEPQALIERALALSQLNEPETIELTAGSKVFYPDVGEAIAIEQLVGWGKEAIALVREAYPESLCTAEWECEAESTRLINSEGLDFSYTDTTLSCFLSAEWIRGDDFLSVSDGQIQRGNLDPVALAQEVLQRLDWAKENVPSPNGRVPILFTSKAADMLWGTVQAALSGKQVIERASPWSDRLGEQVVSDALTISQHPNRGPFSCPFDDEGTPTRPLVFIQDGILQLFYTDRTSGRLLGSGTTGNGFRPGLGSYPTPGLFNLLIEPSAMMTSTTADKSLLGLIASLDEGLVLDQMLGGGAGISGDFSVNVDLGYRVKQGQIVGRVKDTMISGNVYTALKQLVEIGGDADWNGSCYTPSLIVEGLSVTGRQ, from the coding sequence ATGGGTCTTGACGAACTACAGCCAGAGATGCCAGCAGAACAACTGTTGGAGCTAGCCGCCCGCGCAGGTGCAGAAGCAGCGGAAGTGTTTCAATCGCGATCGCTTTCCCGTCCTGTTTTCTTTGAAGCCAATCGCCTCAAGCAGCTAGAGAGTACCCAGGCCGAGGGCACAGCCTTACGCCTTTGGCAGAATGGCCGTCCCGGTTTAGCCGTAGCCTACGGTCCTGTAGAGCCACAGGCATTGATAGAGCGGGCCTTAGCCCTCAGTCAACTCAATGAGCCAGAAACAATCGAGCTGACGGCAGGCTCCAAAGTGTTTTACCCCGATGTGGGAGAAGCGATCGCAATTGAGCAACTCGTCGGTTGGGGCAAAGAAGCGATCGCCCTCGTCCGGGAAGCTTATCCAGAAAGCCTCTGTACCGCTGAATGGGAGTGCGAAGCGGAGAGTACCCGCTTGATCAACTCAGAGGGATTAGATTTTAGCTACACCGATACTACGCTCAGCTGTTTTCTCTCAGCGGAGTGGATTCGGGGGGATGATTTTCTCAGCGTCTCAGATGGACAAATTCAGCGCGGCAATTTAGACCCCGTGGCTCTGGCTCAAGAAGTGTTGCAACGCTTGGATTGGGCCAAAGAAAACGTGCCATCCCCGAATGGTCGAGTCCCCATTTTGTTTACCTCCAAAGCAGCCGATATGCTCTGGGGCACCGTACAAGCAGCCCTCAGCGGCAAGCAGGTGATCGAGCGTGCCTCGCCCTGGAGCGATCGCCTAGGAGAACAAGTCGTCTCCGATGCACTAACAATCTCTCAGCATCCCAATCGCGGCCCCTTTAGCTGCCCCTTCGATGATGAAGGCACACCCACTCGTCCCCTCGTTTTCATCCAAGATGGGATTCTGCAACTGTTCTATACCGATCGCACCAGTGGGCGGCTTCTAGGAAGTGGCACCACAGGCAACGGCTTCCGTCCAGGTCTAGGCAGCTATCCCACTCCAGGTTTATTTAATTTGTTGATTGAGCCGAGTGCAATGATGACTAGCACAACTGCCGACAAGTCCCTTCTAGGCTTGATCGCCAGCTTAGATGAAGGCTTGGTGCTTGATCAGATGCTGGGGGGCGGCGCAGGCATTTCGGGAGATTTCTCGGTGAATGTGGATTTAGGCTACCGAGTCAAGCAAGGTCAGATTGTAGGCCGCGTCAAAGACACCATGATTTCAGGCAATGTCTACACAGCCCTCAAGCAACTCGTAGAGATTGGTGGAGATGCTGATTGGAACGGCTCTTGCTACACCCCTTCTCTGATTGTGGAAGGGTTGTCTGTCACAGGTCGGCAGTAA